A window from Enterocloster bolteae encodes these proteins:
- a CDS encoding HsdM family class I SAM-dependent methyltransferase encodes MMKSFTEINKDHDRDKITALDDIVAELLEKEASVTKQIFTYIFENIFLSIDSMSGHLDIMGEMYSEFLKYAFGDGKELGIVLTPPYVTKMMSQILDIDENSKVMDLATGSAGFLISAMKLMIECVEQKYGKNTTKANKKIDEIKQQRLLGVELNAEMYTLASTNMILRGDGSSNIRKGSSFDEPPELYRNFNANALLLNPPFTFKENGLPFLKFGLENMKIGGKAAIIIQDSAGSGRGIISCKEILSKNQLVASIKMPVDLFLPMAGVQTSIYILEHTGKEHDYKKQVKFIDFRNDGYKRTKRGIYELDSPSQRYRDIVEVYKNGITANVSSELWDIKNQVVMDVISRNGDDWNFEQHQKIDLVPTEEDFKKTVRDYLSWEVTKFLRGE; translated from the coding sequence ATGATGAAGTCTTTTACTGAGATTAATAAAGATCATGACCGTGATAAAATCACTGCTCTTGACGATATCGTTGCAGAGCTACTTGAAAAAGAGGCAAGTGTCACAAAACAAATATTTACATATATCTTTGAGAACATCTTTTTATCTATTGACTCAATGAGTGGTCATTTGGATATAATGGGAGAAATGTATTCCGAATTTTTAAAATATGCTTTTGGGGATGGAAAAGAATTAGGAATTGTTTTGACCCCGCCTTATGTCACAAAAATGATGTCTCAAATATTGGATATAGATGAAAACTCAAAAGTTATGGACTTGGCAACTGGGTCTGCTGGTTTTTTAATTTCTGCAATGAAGCTTATGATTGAATGTGTGGAGCAAAAATATGGTAAGAACACAACAAAAGCAAATAAGAAAATTGATGAAATAAAGCAACAACGTTTGCTAGGTGTTGAACTGAATGCAGAAATGTATACACTTGCCTCTACTAATATGATTTTAAGAGGTGATGGTTCTAGTAATATTAGAAAAGGTTCTTCTTTTGATGAGCCACCTGAGCTGTATAGAAATTTTAATGCCAATGCACTACTACTCAATCCACCTTTTACATTTAAGGAAAATGGTTTGCCATTTTTGAAATTTGGGCTTGAAAACATGAAAATAGGGGGGAAAGCTGCTATTATTATACAAGATTCTGCGGGCAGTGGTAGAGGCATTATCAGTTGTAAAGAAATACTTTCTAAAAATCAATTAGTTGCAAGTATTAAAATGCCTGTTGACCTATTTCTTCCTATGGCAGGGGTACAAACGAGTATTTATATTCTAGAACATACAGGTAAAGAACATGACTATAAAAAGCAAGTGAAGTTTATCGATTTTAGAAATGACGGATATAAACGTACAAAGCGTGGTATTTATGAATTGGATAGTCCATCACAAAGATATAGAGATATTGTGGAAGTATATAAAAATGGTATCACAGCCAATGTTTCTTCAGAACTTTGGGACATTAAAAATCAAGTTGTAATGGATGTTATTTCAAGAAATGGAGATGATTGGAATTTTGAGCAACATCAAAAAATTGATTTGGTTCCCACAGAAGAAGATTTTAAAAAGACTGTACGAGATTACTTATCTTGGGAGGTAACGAAATTTCTTAGAGGAGAATAG